One genomic region from Bactrocera tryoni isolate S06 chromosome 3, CSIRO_BtryS06_freeze2, whole genome shotgun sequence encodes:
- the LOC120771447 gene encoding serendipity locus protein alpha isoform X2, with amino-acid sequence MTSVELQVLRTQLTKCREIISLGSSEMSTRIEWLNNFCGDFYIFANHLHKFIASEIKEDDHEGNEIMDNIFLCLAQVCLCTKYLERIIRAEDTARNAIPNSRKHFIDRIMLCFDKLETSFSNLSITTENKSHMSGYGFITLLDIAMDHIKEFSTYQEDMNTDTDELNQLEDALETSKDVYQAVRLLISHALALANVVFIQDKTAISALCQKVLRECTAFQHECGNNLKLIRTNNWHRRIKAIALGTSLTQLHQYIDGTVLRLIFLCFADLEKFSLDKLRAKMRKTRADDTELDEFIADFDVNLDRLAQIGLFAASDCLKPKLKTLVRSCMASLEALDSCIIPSLQAYNGTDMHTEILEQHFYEEINKFKTVLYEIVDAQPITRCFYELFNSCLAETEKQFNKSKLDDLVQMGEFLLQYFQYPANKKELQHSPKFKNNALELFQKFKLMLNECRAILVCADQVNHVRIMKRFKILRAILRRFVDALEPTENVSAKKVDENPTVIQSTATGTQTIDLNASQYILDSIEPSICSILYRNETDEFTPRRRAATDSMRGNYSKCPLFENDKPLSHTKLNDDGQSQFRQCRRSSAGCSGAGSSMRRKSLRTVMFKRQKSAETQKVCNFYLQNSASLQISEILDQLSEISGNSPSAKEEHLLNTSIME; translated from the exons atgacaTCGGTAGAACTACAAGTGCTGAGAACGCAATTAACAAAATGTAGAGAAATAATATCTTTAGGGTCCAGCGAAATGAGCACCCGCATAGAGTGGTTAAAT AATTTCTGTGgtgatttttacatttttgccaaCCACTTGCATAAATTTATCGCCAGCGAAATAAAAGAAGATGATCATGAGGGAAATGAAATAATGGATAACATTTTCCTTTGCTTGGCTCAAGTTTGCTTGTGTACAAAATATCTGGAACGAATTATACGAGCGGAGGATACTGCTCGCAATGCAATACCC AATTCtagaaaacattttattgatCGCATAATGTTGTGCTTCGATAAATTAGAAACAAGTTTTAGTAATTTATCCATTACTACCGAAAATAAATCGCATATGTCTGGCTATGGATTTATCACCCTGTTAGATATAGCAATGGATCACATAAAAGAGTTTAGTACGTATCAGGAAGATATGAATACGGACACCGATGAATTAAATCAACTTGAAGAT GCACTAGAGACCAGTAAAGACGTTTACCAGGCCGTGCGTTTACTGATCAGCCATGCACTTGCGCTAGCAAATGTGGTATTTATTCAGGATAAAACAGCAATAAGCGCATTATGTCAAAAG GTCTTGCGAGAATGCACAGCATTTCAACACGAATGTGGAAACAATTTAAAACTCATTCGCACAAATAATTGGCATCGCAGAATAAAGGCTATCGCACTGGGAACCTCATTAACACAATTGCATCAGTACATTGATGGCACTGTTTTGCGTTTGATATTTCTTTGTTTCGCAGATTTAGAAAAGTTTTCATTGGATAAACTGCGCGCTAAGATGCGTAAAACACGAGCAGACGACACCGAGTTAGACGAATTTATAGCCGATTTTGATGTAAATTTAGATAGATTGGCACAAATTGGACTCTTTGCTGCTAGTGACTGCTTAAAGCCCAAAT TAAAAACATTGGTGCGCAGTTGTATGGCATCGCTGGAAGCACTGGATTCATGCATTATACCCTCATTGCAAGCATATAATGGCACCGATATGCATACTGAAATACTAGAGCAACATTTTTACGAGGAAATAAATAAGTTCAAAACAGTTTTATATGAAATTGTCGATGCGCAACCGATCACCAGATGCTTTTATGAGTTATTTAACTCATGCCTTGCTGAGACagaaaaacaatttaacaaatcaaagtTGGATGACTTGGTGCAAATGGGCGAATTTCtcttgcaatattttcaatatcctGCCAACAAAAAAGAACTGCAACACTctccaaaattcaaaaataacgcACTAGAACTTTTTCAGAAATTCAAGTTAATGTTAAATGAATGTCGTGCTATTTTAGTATGTGCCGATCAGGTGAATCACGTGCGTATAATGAAACGTTTTAAAATATTGCGTGCTATTTTGCGTCGTTTCGTTGATGCGCTTGAGCCCACCGAAAATGTGTCAGCTAAAAAAGTTGACGAAAATCCAACAGTTATTCAAAGCACTGCCACTGGTACACAAACAATTGACTTGAATGCATCGCAGTATATACTAGATAGTATAGAACCGAGCATTTGCAGCATATTGTATCGCAATGAAACCGATGAATTTACGCCACGTAGGCGTGCGGCAACCGATTCCATGCGTGGTAATTACTCTAAATGTCCATTATTTGAAAATGATAAACCGTTATCGCACACAAAATTAAACGATGACGGGCAAAGTCAATTCAGGCAGTGTCGCAGAAGTAGCGCTGGCTGTAGTGGCGCCGGCAGCAGTATGCGTAGGA AAAGTTTGCGTACAGTGATGTTTAAGCGTCAAAAATCCGCAGAGACACAGAAAGTTTGTAATTTCTATTTGCAAAACTCGGCCAGTTTGCAAATTTCGG AAATACTAGATCAATTGTCGGAGATATCTGGTAACAGCCCGAGCGCTAAAGAAGAACATTTACTGAACACCTCGATAATGGAATAG
- the LOC120771447 gene encoding serendipity locus protein alpha isoform X1, with the protein MTSVELQVLRTQLTKCREIISLGSSEMSTRIEWLNNFCGDFYIFANHLHKFIASEIKEDDHEGNEIMDNIFLCLAQVCLCTKYLERIIRAEDTARNAIPNSRKHFIDRIMLCFDKLETSFSNLSITTENKSHMSGYGFITLLDIAMDHIKEFSTYQEDMNTDTDELNQLEDALETSKDVYQAVRLLISHALALANVVFIQDKTAISALCQKVLRECTAFQHECGNNLKLIRTNNWHRRIKAIALGTSLTQLHQYIDGTVLRLIFLCFADLEKFSLDKLRAKMRKTRADDTELDEFIADFDVNLDRLAQIGLFAASDCLKPKLKTLVRSCMASLEALDSCIIPSLQAYNGTDMHTEILEQHFYEEINKFKTVLYEIVDAQPITRCFYELFNSCLAETEKQFNKSKLDDLVQMGEFLLQYFQYPANKKELQHSPKFKNNALELFQKFKLMLNECRAILVCADQVNHVRIMKRFKILRAILRRFVDALEPTENVSAKKVDENPTVIQSTATGTQTIDLNASQYILDSIEPSICSILYRNETDEFTPRRRAATDSMRGNYSKCPLFENDKPLSHTKLNDDGQSQFRQCRRSSAGCSGAGSSMRRKESLRTVMFKRQKSAETQKVCNFYLQNSASLQISEILDQLSEISGNSPSAKEEHLLNTSIME; encoded by the exons atgacaTCGGTAGAACTACAAGTGCTGAGAACGCAATTAACAAAATGTAGAGAAATAATATCTTTAGGGTCCAGCGAAATGAGCACCCGCATAGAGTGGTTAAAT AATTTCTGTGgtgatttttacatttttgccaaCCACTTGCATAAATTTATCGCCAGCGAAATAAAAGAAGATGATCATGAGGGAAATGAAATAATGGATAACATTTTCCTTTGCTTGGCTCAAGTTTGCTTGTGTACAAAATATCTGGAACGAATTATACGAGCGGAGGATACTGCTCGCAATGCAATACCC AATTCtagaaaacattttattgatCGCATAATGTTGTGCTTCGATAAATTAGAAACAAGTTTTAGTAATTTATCCATTACTACCGAAAATAAATCGCATATGTCTGGCTATGGATTTATCACCCTGTTAGATATAGCAATGGATCACATAAAAGAGTTTAGTACGTATCAGGAAGATATGAATACGGACACCGATGAATTAAATCAACTTGAAGAT GCACTAGAGACCAGTAAAGACGTTTACCAGGCCGTGCGTTTACTGATCAGCCATGCACTTGCGCTAGCAAATGTGGTATTTATTCAGGATAAAACAGCAATAAGCGCATTATGTCAAAAG GTCTTGCGAGAATGCACAGCATTTCAACACGAATGTGGAAACAATTTAAAACTCATTCGCACAAATAATTGGCATCGCAGAATAAAGGCTATCGCACTGGGAACCTCATTAACACAATTGCATCAGTACATTGATGGCACTGTTTTGCGTTTGATATTTCTTTGTTTCGCAGATTTAGAAAAGTTTTCATTGGATAAACTGCGCGCTAAGATGCGTAAAACACGAGCAGACGACACCGAGTTAGACGAATTTATAGCCGATTTTGATGTAAATTTAGATAGATTGGCACAAATTGGACTCTTTGCTGCTAGTGACTGCTTAAAGCCCAAAT TAAAAACATTGGTGCGCAGTTGTATGGCATCGCTGGAAGCACTGGATTCATGCATTATACCCTCATTGCAAGCATATAATGGCACCGATATGCATACTGAAATACTAGAGCAACATTTTTACGAGGAAATAAATAAGTTCAAAACAGTTTTATATGAAATTGTCGATGCGCAACCGATCACCAGATGCTTTTATGAGTTATTTAACTCATGCCTTGCTGAGACagaaaaacaatttaacaaatcaaagtTGGATGACTTGGTGCAAATGGGCGAATTTCtcttgcaatattttcaatatcctGCCAACAAAAAAGAACTGCAACACTctccaaaattcaaaaataacgcACTAGAACTTTTTCAGAAATTCAAGTTAATGTTAAATGAATGTCGTGCTATTTTAGTATGTGCCGATCAGGTGAATCACGTGCGTATAATGAAACGTTTTAAAATATTGCGTGCTATTTTGCGTCGTTTCGTTGATGCGCTTGAGCCCACCGAAAATGTGTCAGCTAAAAAAGTTGACGAAAATCCAACAGTTATTCAAAGCACTGCCACTGGTACACAAACAATTGACTTGAATGCATCGCAGTATATACTAGATAGTATAGAACCGAGCATTTGCAGCATATTGTATCGCAATGAAACCGATGAATTTACGCCACGTAGGCGTGCGGCAACCGATTCCATGCGTGGTAATTACTCTAAATGTCCATTATTTGAAAATGATAAACCGTTATCGCACACAAAATTAAACGATGACGGGCAAAGTCAATTCAGGCAGTGTCGCAGAAGTAGCGCTGGCTGTAGTGGCGCCGGCAGCAGTATGCGTAGGA AAGAAAGTTTGCGTACAGTGATGTTTAAGCGTCAAAAATCCGCAGAGACACAGAAAGTTTGTAATTTCTATTTGCAAAACTCGGCCAGTTTGCAAATTTCGG AAATACTAGATCAATTGTCGGAGATATCTGGTAACAGCCCGAGCGCTAAAGAAGAACATTTACTGAACACCTCGATAATGGAATAG